In Solibacillus isronensis, the following are encoded in one genomic region:
- a CDS encoding SRPBCC family protein yields the protein MNNTSTTTLTMKREFNVKPEKVFDAWLNPVMMKKWFFTLEGTNKVAQNDPKVGGSWEIVDHRQGVDYRAIGKYVEINSPEKIVFTFKMPQFSELEDTITVELKELGQGSEMTFTQLMHVENEEQWTDADIVKALDEMRDGTEHGWNLMFMGLKELVETGKVSYQG from the coding sequence ATGAACAATACCTCAACGACTACATTAACAATGAAAAGAGAATTTAATGTAAAGCCTGAAAAAGTGTTTGACGCATGGTTGAATCCTGTAATGATGAAAAAGTGGTTCTTTACATTGGAAGGGACGAACAAGGTTGCACAAAATGACCCAAAAGTAGGGGGCAGTTGGGAAATTGTAGACCACCGGCAAGGTGTAGACTACCGGGCGATCGGGAAGTATGTTGAAATCAATTCGCCTGAAAAAATCGTGTTCACTTTTAAAATGCCGCAATTCAGCGAACTGGAAGATACAATCACAGTGGAGCTGAAAGAGTTGGGACAAGGCAGTGAAATGACGTTCACCCAACTGATGCATGTTGAAAATGAAGAGCAATGGACAGATGCAGACATCGTAAAAGCTCTAGATGAAATGCGAGATGGCACAGAACATGGCTGGAATTTAATGTTCATGGGTCTGAAGGAATTAGTTGAGACCGGAAAAGTGAGCTATCAAGGTTAG
- a CDS encoding nucleotidyltransferase: MRNLSSYIMLTGILITALSGNWIILNYDSITIYPRASYLSFGIGLVLVGCNFVMNQFFSYREPEEGHTKDKRHALNEWLTANQPVNKWLSGLVILPLVIAPFYSWTLFFTMLEWYLFSGLVIAGIIYMLKGDRVEDNKDWEYKGKTKMMLDLIDYRKHPFNISLIIYILVIVSFVLSKRLDIPLYMETGGNSRYVTSLPTISFLMSSLMVVSTFIYIISHGNFFGFRKAELSYERVMFVHFTEIIVCGATLFILIFTLINALYVYF, translated from the coding sequence ATAGCATCACAATTTATCCGAGAGCTTCTTATCTTTCTTTCGGAATCGGGTTGGTACTGGTAGGATGCAATTTTGTAATGAATCAATTCTTCAGTTACCGGGAACCGGAAGAAGGACATACAAAAGATAAACGGCATGCTCTAAACGAATGGCTTACTGCTAATCAGCCAGTTAATAAATGGTTGAGTGGACTTGTTATTCTACCGCTTGTGATCGCACCGTTTTATAGCTGGACGCTGTTTTTTACGATGCTGGAATGGTATTTATTTTCGGGGCTTGTAATAGCCGGTATTATTTACATGCTGAAAGGTGACAGAGTAGAAGACAATAAGGACTGGGAGTATAAAGGGAAGACAAAAATGATGCTTGATCTGATCGATTACCGCAAACATCCCTTTAATATTTCGCTTATTATCTACATCCTGGTCATTGTCAGTTTTGTGTTAAGCAAGAGGTTGGATATTCCGCTCTATATGGAAACAGGGGGCAACTCGCGCTACGTTACTTCTTTGCCAACAATTTCATTTTTAATGTCTTCCTTAATGGTCGTGAGTACGTTTATTTATATTATCAGTCATGGGAATTTCTTTGGTTTTCGTAAAGCTGAGTTAAGTTATGAAAGAGTCATGTTCGTCCACTTTACAGAAATTATTGTATGTGGTGCTACCCTGTTTATTTTAATTTTCACATTAATCAATGCGTTGTATGTGTATTTTTAA
- a CDS encoding SDR family NAD(P)-dependent oxidoreductase — MFQNKTVIVTGAAQGIGRSVATHFAKAGANVIIADIEHDLGVQLAGELQKEGYSAIFAETDVRSEESVCQLMGMAADRFGEIHILINNAGKGKWISPLELSLEDWDDIINTNLRSVFLCSREAAKLMKNGGAIINLASTRAVMSELNSESYAASKGGILALTHALASSFSELNITVNSISPGWIETGDYDALRPSDHAQHFSNRVGKPDDIARACLYLANPQNDFITGTDLTIDGGMTKKMIYEE, encoded by the coding sequence ATGTTCCAAAACAAAACCGTGATCGTAACAGGGGCAGCGCAAGGAATCGGGCGCTCCGTAGCAACCCATTTTGCAAAAGCCGGTGCGAATGTTATCATCGCAGATATCGAACATGACTTAGGTGTCCAGCTGGCAGGGGAACTCCAAAAAGAAGGGTACTCCGCCATTTTTGCCGAGACCGATGTGCGCAGTGAAGAGAGTGTATGTCAACTGATGGGAATGGCAGCTGACCGTTTTGGCGAGATTCATATTTTGATCAATAATGCGGGAAAAGGGAAATGGATTTCACCGCTTGAATTATCGCTTGAAGACTGGGATGACATCATCAATACGAATTTACGGAGTGTCTTTTTATGTTCACGTGAGGCGGCAAAGCTGATGAAAAACGGTGGGGCAATCATCAATCTTGCTTCAACGCGTGCCGTCATGTCCGAACTGAATTCAGAAAGCTACGCGGCATCAAAAGGAGGAATCCTTGCCCTGACTCATGCATTGGCAAGTTCGTTCAGTGAGCTCAACATAACGGTAAACAGCATTTCGCCGGGATGGATTGAAACAGGAGACTACGATGCCCTCAGACCTTCCGACCATGCCCAGCATTTTTCAAACCGCGTCGGCAAACCGGATGATATTGCACGTGCCTGTCTGTATTTAGCGAACCCGCAAAATGATTTTATTACAGGGACGGATCTGACAATCGATGGCGGGATGACAAAGAAAATGATTTATGAAGAATAG
- a CDS encoding cupin domain-containing protein: MNPNQDYTSVQPQFTFDLNKNPLFVKDQQNFINVMGVNQLNTLDNISLLDIYLSANNVIEPHYHQNAAELVYCIAGSAIVSILNPFTKQLMHFPITPGQVANVPQGWWHYEVATQNNTHLLAIFNAPTPEVILGSDLLKLTPANIMAHTYGMNENLWQQAIAPVRPNTFIGPPNPWQHAQPGNYGGGYEQ; encoded by the coding sequence TTGAATCCGAATCAAGATTATACATCAGTGCAACCCCAGTTTACATTCGACCTTAATAAAAACCCGTTGTTCGTTAAAGACCAGCAAAATTTTATTAATGTAATGGGCGTCAACCAGTTAAATACACTGGATAATATATCGCTGCTTGATATTTATTTGAGTGCCAATAATGTGATTGAACCGCACTACCACCAAAATGCGGCGGAACTTGTTTACTGTATTGCGGGGAGTGCGATTGTTTCGATTTTGAATCCGTTTACGAAACAGCTGATGCATTTTCCGATTACCCCCGGTCAAGTAGCGAACGTTCCTCAAGGGTGGTGGCATTACGAAGTCGCTACGCAAAACAACACGCATCTGCTTGCCATTTTTAATGCTCCGACACCGGAAGTCATTTTAGGTTCCGACCTCCTTAAGCTGACACCAGCAAATATTATGGCCCATACGTATGGCATGAACGAAAATTTATGGCAGCAGGCAATTGCTCCTGTCAGACCGAATACTTTCATCGGTCCGCCAAACCCTTGGCAACATGCCCAACCCGGTAATTATGGCGGCGGGTATGAGCAGTAG
- a CDS encoding amino acid ABC transporter permease, which yields MSREMDILLNSIWPILKAGLLVTIPLSLIAFAIALVIAVVTALARISNYKVLRWIFGTYVWVFRGTPLLVTLFIVFFGLPKLGITLDAWTAAIITFSLNTGAYASESIRASILAIPKGQWEAAESLGMTYWQMMRRVIAPQTVRISLPSVANDFIDLVKGTSLVASITLADLFMVGQQITARTYEPLMIYSLCAVIYLIFISILMIIQSRLEKYASKYV from the coding sequence ATGAGTAGAGAAATGGATATTTTACTTAACTCGATCTGGCCGATTTTAAAAGCAGGACTTCTTGTTACCATTCCGCTATCGCTCATTGCCTTTGCCATAGCATTAGTCATCGCAGTCGTGACGGCACTGGCTAGAATCTCAAACTATAAAGTATTACGCTGGATTTTCGGTACTTACGTCTGGGTATTCCGTGGAACACCATTATTGGTGACATTGTTTATCGTATTCTTCGGTCTTCCGAAATTGGGGATTACCCTTGATGCCTGGACAGCGGCGATTATTACATTCTCACTGAATACAGGCGCCTATGCATCTGAATCGATTCGAGCTTCGATTTTGGCCATCCCAAAAGGACAATGGGAAGCTGCAGAATCTCTCGGTATGACGTATTGGCAAATGATGCGACGAGTTATCGCACCGCAAACCGTCCGAATTTCATTACCATCAGTGGCCAATGATTTTATCGATTTAGTGAAAGGCACATCGTTAGTTGCGAGTATTACTCTAGCGGATCTATTCATGGTCGGACAGCAAATTACCGCACGTACATATGAGCCGCTTATGATTTATTCACTTTGTGCGGTCATCTATTTAATCTTCATTAGTATACTGATGATCATTCAAAGCCGCCTGGAAAAATACGCATCGAAGTATGTGTAG
- a CDS encoding S-ribosylhomocysteine lyase yields the protein MTTEKTNVESFDLDHTKVVAPYVRLAGTKTGAKGDVVTKYDIRFKQPNKAHMEMPSLHSLEHLMADRIRNHSEDVVDLSPMGCQTGFYLALLNYNDYDGVLTIIENTLQDVLKAEAVPACNEVQCGWAASHSLEGAKALAEEFLAGRAEWHIVFGE from the coding sequence ATGACAACAGAAAAAACAAATGTAGAGAGCTTTGATTTAGACCATACGAAAGTAGTGGCACCTTATGTGCGACTTGCCGGTACGAAAACAGGAGCGAAAGGCGATGTCGTAACAAAATACGATATCCGTTTCAAACAGCCGAACAAGGCACATATGGAAATGCCGTCACTACACTCTTTAGAGCATTTAATGGCTGACCGTATCCGCAATCATAGCGAAGATGTCGTTGATTTATCGCCAATGGGCTGCCAAACAGGCTTCTACTTGGCATTACTGAACTACAATGACTATGACGGCGTATTAACGATTATTGAAAATACGCTGCAAGATGTGCTAAAGGCAGAGGCTGTTCCAGCATGTAATGAAGTGCAATGCGGCTGGGCGGCAAGCCATAGTTTAGAAGGCGCAAAAGCATTAGCTGAGGAATTTTTAGCAGGCCGCGCCGAGTGGCATATCGTTTTCGGAGAATAA
- a CDS encoding SLC13 family permease, which yields MSSKVERNKQKQNRLKSKIQSMPNKTAIIISIHILILIAVIFIQDLDYSAKVSLFAFLSAMTLWVTTKFSAGWVAMTLIAFIILMNAAEPDLLYNSLSEKVVWLMIGAFIIGEAVKKSGLAERLTLFILSKSNKKENVVLGLSSVLFASAFFIPSTSGRAALSMPIIKQISEKFSSKEQSILAIIAPVIILMSTSATLIGAGSHLIGIGFLESTAGESISYIQWLIWGVPFALVVTLLSLIVIKWTLWPRGSVEKLESNETIPVTKPFGKDEKKTMVLILFLIIGWMTESLHGLDIELITVIGAILFMMPNFGIISWKQGMNAVSWNLVMFVAAATALGKVLVDTGIVEWIESEMISVLHLFVGAPDWLIVLMILTITVTSHLYITSHTTRAIVFIPGLILFSELIAVNPSTVVFLSLIGMNYCVTVPVSSKALLLFYEEGDISYDARNLVKLSAILMPLYIYIIMLFYFTFWQWTGMHL from the coding sequence ATGTCTAGCAAAGTAGAAAGAAATAAACAAAAGCAAAATCGCCTGAAATCAAAGATACAATCGATGCCGAATAAGACAGCGATCATTATATCCATACACATTCTAATCCTGATTGCCGTTATTTTCATTCAAGATTTGGATTACAGTGCAAAAGTATCCCTTTTTGCATTTTTATCAGCGATGACGTTATGGGTGACAACGAAATTTTCAGCAGGCTGGGTGGCAATGACCCTTATTGCATTTATAATTTTAATGAATGCGGCAGAGCCTGATTTATTGTACAACTCATTATCCGAGAAAGTCGTGTGGCTTATGATCGGCGCGTTTATTATCGGGGAAGCCGTTAAAAAATCAGGGCTGGCCGAGCGACTGACGCTGTTCATCTTAAGTAAATCGAATAAAAAAGAAAATGTCGTGCTTGGACTAAGTTCGGTATTGTTTGCATCGGCCTTCTTTATCCCTTCAACATCAGGGCGAGCAGCATTGTCGATGCCGATTATTAAGCAAATCAGCGAGAAATTTTCTTCTAAAGAACAAAGTATTTTGGCGATTATTGCACCGGTAATCATTTTAATGAGTACATCGGCGACTTTAATCGGAGCAGGTTCCCATTTAATCGGCATCGGCTTTCTGGAAAGTACGGCCGGTGAATCGATTTCCTACATCCAGTGGTTAATATGGGGTGTTCCGTTTGCACTTGTTGTAACCTTGCTTTCATTAATCGTCATCAAATGGACATTGTGGCCACGGGGTAGTGTAGAGAAATTGGAAAGTAATGAAACGATTCCTGTAACAAAACCTTTTGGAAAAGATGAAAAAAAGACAATGGTTCTCATATTATTTTTAATCATCGGCTGGATGACGGAAAGCCTCCACGGGTTGGATATTGAACTGATTACAGTAATCGGTGCCATTCTTTTCATGATGCCAAACTTCGGAATTATCAGCTGGAAACAAGGAATGAATGCCGTTTCATGGAATCTTGTGATGTTTGTTGCTGCAGCGACCGCGCTCGGCAAAGTATTGGTCGATACGGGCATTGTGGAATGGATAGAAAGTGAAATGATCAGCGTGTTGCATCTGTTTGTCGGTGCACCGGACTGGCTGATCGTATTAATGATCCTAACGATTACCGTAACAAGTCATCTGTATATTACTTCCCATACGACACGTGCCATAGTCTTCATTCCAGGACTGATCTTGTTCAGTGAGTTAATCGCCGTAAACCCCTCAACTGTCGTGTTTTTAAGTTTAATCGGGATGAACTATTGTGTAACGGTGCCGGTCAGCTCAAAAGCATTGCTGCTGTTTTATGAGGAGGGGGATATTTCCTATGATGCGCGGAATCTCGTAAAGCTTAGCGCCATTTTAATGCCCCTATATATATACATCATCATGCTTTTCTACTTTACTTTTTGGCAATGGACAGGCATGCATTTATAA
- a CDS encoding HEAT repeat domain-containing protein — protein MSQQNQETTQQLPENFSELKKAVNRTADWEARLDAVQELAKIKADESIKILQYVAKADLVTKVRDAAAKQLKKMGQQVEPSETPKGELFKDLRKIFKRIKKSLPADHTYEDFKVKLEKMRIDIYNTYEGEKGAQFDTWLKDMWETTTTRK, from the coding sequence ATGAGTCAACAAAATCAAGAAACAACACAACAATTACCTGAAAATTTCAGTGAATTAAAGAAAGCTGTAAACCGTACAGCAGATTGGGAAGCACGTTTAGATGCGGTACAGGAATTAGCGAAAATTAAAGCCGATGAATCAATTAAAATTTTGCAATATGTAGCGAAGGCCGATCTAGTAACAAAAGTTCGTGATGCTGCTGCGAAACAATTAAAGAAGATGGGTCAGCAAGTTGAACCGTCGGAAACACCGAAAGGCGAATTGTTCAAAGACCTGCGTAAAATTTTCAAACGTATTAAGAAGAGCTTGCCTGCGGACCACACGTACGAGGACTTCAAAGTAAAATTAGAAAAAATGCGTATCGATATTTACAACACATATGAAGGCGAAAAAGGTGCACAGTTTGACACTTGGCTGAAGGATATGTGGGAAACAACGACAACTCGAAAATAA
- a CDS encoding glycerate kinase family protein: MKIVIVPSGFKECLDAEDVALAMERGVRRFDPTIDLEVMPMVDGGEGFVKTIVRLKDGELVYKKVTGPVGKKIKSYFGIYEENGKRTAVIEMAAVAGLKLVPRHQRNPLKTTTYGVGELIVAALNMGIENILIGCGDSGTSDGGAGMAQALGVQFLDENRQIVQMNGGEDLMAVNTIDTENADPRLKNVSINVACNWGNILCGEKGVAHIFGPQKGATPKQVEQLASTLDHYADLIEQATELDVRSLPGSGASGGLGAGLIAFAGATLHPRFNIIMKYINIEEKILTADIVLTAEGSLDFQTPNGKIPAEVARIAKKNHIPVIAITGTIGKGANLNYHAGIDAYSSIIQKPISLEKAIKKAPKWIEESTESILRKVSIGMEIANKENRKERAI, translated from the coding sequence ATGAAAATTGTAATCGTACCATCAGGGTTTAAAGAATGTTTGGATGCAGAGGATGTCGCATTAGCGATGGAACGGGGGGTAAGACGTTTTGACCCGACCATTGATTTGGAAGTAATGCCAATGGTTGATGGCGGGGAAGGATTCGTGAAGACAATTGTTCGTTTAAAGGACGGAGAATTAGTTTATAAAAAAGTAACCGGACCGGTCGGCAAAAAGATTAAAAGCTATTTTGGTATTTATGAAGAGAACGGGAAACGGACTGCGGTCATTGAGATGGCGGCGGTGGCAGGTTTGAAACTCGTGCCGCGCCATCAAAGAAACCCGTTGAAAACGACTACTTATGGTGTAGGGGAATTGATTGTTGCGGCACTTAATATGGGCATTGAAAATATTCTGATTGGCTGCGGGGATTCGGGTACATCGGATGGGGGTGCAGGAATGGCGCAAGCATTGGGCGTTCAGTTTTTAGATGAAAACAGGCAAATTGTCCAAATGAATGGCGGAGAAGATTTAATGGCTGTCAATACCATTGATACGGAAAATGCTGATCCACGGTTAAAGAACGTTTCGATCAATGTTGCGTGTAACTGGGGAAATATTCTGTGCGGGGAAAAAGGGGTTGCGCATATATTTGGACCTCAAAAAGGAGCTACACCAAAACAGGTGGAACAACTAGCATCTACGCTTGATCATTATGCGGATTTGATTGAACAAGCAACTGAACTGGATGTTCGTTCATTACCGGGCAGCGGGGCATCCGGCGGGTTAGGTGCGGGACTGATTGCATTTGCGGGTGCCACGTTGCATCCACGGTTCAATATCATCATGAAATATATCAATATAGAAGAAAAAATTCTGACGGCGGATATCGTATTAACAGCGGAAGGCAGTCTTGATTTTCAGACACCGAACGGGAAAATCCCTGCTGAGGTTGCACGCATTGCGAAAAAGAATCACATCCCGGTCATCGCGATTACAGGAACAATCGGAAAAGGCGCAAATCTGAACTATCATGCCGGGATTGATGCCTACAGCAGCATCATTCAAAAACCGATATCTTTGGAAAAGGCGATTAAAAAAGCACCGAAATGGATCGAGGAAAGTACGGAATCAATTTTACGTAAAGTTTCAATTGGCATGGAAATAGCCAATAAAGAAAATAGAAAAGAAAGAGCCATTTAA
- the thiW gene encoding energy coupling factor transporter S component ThiW, with protein sequence MNKTRKLTYSAIIAAITTILSSLVYIPLGFAKIFPIQHFANVVSAVLLGPWYAVLQAFLTSTLRNLMGTGSIFAYPGSMIGALLAAFLFAKTKKLAFAAVGEVIGTGLLGAMATYPIAILFLGQEAALFGFVPAFMMSSFAGALLGYGLLKIMVRNRAFGGMLYQNAG encoded by the coding sequence ATGAATAAAACGAGAAAACTTACATATTCCGCGATTATCGCAGCGATTACGACGATTCTCAGCAGTTTGGTGTATATCCCATTAGGTTTTGCAAAAATTTTTCCGATTCAGCACTTTGCCAATGTCGTATCGGCGGTACTGCTCGGTCCATGGTATGCGGTATTACAGGCGTTTCTTACATCGACGTTAAGAAATTTGATGGGGACAGGCAGTATCTTTGCCTATCCGGGGAGTATGATTGGCGCACTTCTCGCTGCATTTTTGTTTGCGAAAACGAAGAAGTTGGCGTTTGCAGCTGTAGGTGAAGTGATTGGGACAGGGTTGCTCGGTGCGATGGCTACTTATCCGATTGCGATTTTATTTTTAGGTCAGGAAGCGGCACTGTTCGGTTTTGTCCCGGCATTTATGATGAGTTCGTTTGCGGGTGCGCTTTTAGGCTATGGCTTGCTGAAGATTATGGTGAGAAACAGGGCGTTTGGCGGGATGCTTTATCAGAATGCCGGTTGA
- a CDS encoding DUF2512 family protein has protein sequence MNHLKALVIKFVMIAAVLGIILAGFFDFAFSDTLVISLVLTLLAYVVGDLGIFQNAGTHAEQDKRNIIATLSDVLLAAIVIYFMAQSYSENNDNIVAAAIVSAVVIGLGEWFFHKYIDRQVFDSAEATDAQRDY, from the coding sequence ATGAATCATTTGAAAGCTTTAGTTATTAAATTTGTGATGATTGCGGCAGTTTTAGGTATTATTCTTGCAGGATTTTTTGATTTTGCGTTTAGCGACACATTAGTAATCAGCTTAGTGTTAACACTTTTAGCTTATGTTGTTGGGGATTTAGGAATTTTCCAAAATGCTGGTACCCACGCAGAGCAGGATAAAAGAAATATCATCGCAACATTATCTGATGTACTTCTAGCAGCGATTGTTATTTACTTTATGGCACAAAGCTATTCTGAAAACAACGACAATATTGTAGCAGCTGCCATTGTTTCGGCTGTAGTCATCGGTTTAGGGGAATGGTTCTTCCACAAATATATTGATAGACAAGTATTTGATAGTGCTGAAGCAACGGATGCTCAAAGAGATTATTAA
- a CDS encoding CC/Se motif family (seleno)protein, with the protein MQIELDTNTKKWMQSKGKPVSVKTISVNACCAPPVQELMTHLGKPKDVHNYQEIKIDNLSIFIEKHLSHNEKITLKLTGIGIFKMISAKLGSN; encoded by the coding sequence ATGCAAATCGAACTCGATACAAATACGAAAAAATGGATGCAGTCAAAAGGCAAGCCGGTTTCTGTAAAAACCATTTCGGTGAACGCCTGCTGTGCACCCCCTGTCCAGGAATTGATGACTCATCTAGGAAAGCCGAAAGATGTGCATAACTATCAGGAAATCAAAATCGATAACCTGTCCATTTTCATTGAGAAGCATCTTTCACATAATGAGAAAATCACACTGAAGCTTACAGGCATCGGTATTTTCAAAATGATTTCGGCAAAGTTAGGGAGCAATTAG
- a CDS encoding PH domain-containing protein — MGIFDGLMGNASELKAEDVQKEMAEIITSNEEVKHAYKVIRDTFIFTNKRLILVDKQGMTGKKTEYMSIPYKSITNFSIETAGTFDLDAELKIWISGNSIPLQKKFNKATNIYAVQRVLAENISSS, encoded by the coding sequence GTGGGAATTTTTGATGGTTTGATGGGCAATGCAAGTGAATTGAAAGCAGAAGATGTTCAAAAAGAGATGGCCGAAATCATTACGAGTAATGAAGAAGTCAAGCATGCTTATAAAGTAATACGAGATACATTCATCTTTACAAACAAACGCTTGATCCTCGTTGATAAACAAGGAATGACGGGGAAAAAAACGGAATATATGTCCATTCCGTACAAAAGCATTACAAATTTTTCGATCGAAACAGCCGGAACTTTCGATTTGGATGCAGAGTTGAAAATTTGGATTTCCGGAAATAGCATCCCTCTTCAAAAGAAGTTTAATAAAGCGACGAATATTTATGCTGTCCAGCGCGTTTTGGCAGAAAATATTTCGTCTTCATAA
- a CDS encoding amino acid ABC transporter ATP-binding protein produces the protein MVQFQQMSKFFGENEALKNINLTFHEGETTVILGPSGSGKSTLLRCINLLERPEKGILTVGNQKVELNKPISQKNLLSIRQNTAMVFQSFNLFPHMKVLENVMEGPVTVLRKDKGAAKQKAQQLLEKVGLSHKTDQYPSQLSGGQQQRVAIARALAMEPQFLLFDEPTSALDPELEGEVLKVLKNLAEEGKSMIIVTHNLNFAREVADRILFLENGEIGYDGVTENFFTANNNERIQQFIKSMQFI, from the coding sequence ATCGTACAATTTCAGCAAATGTCGAAGTTCTTTGGCGAAAACGAGGCATTGAAAAATATTAATTTAACATTTCATGAAGGCGAAACAACGGTTATTTTAGGTCCATCCGGTTCAGGGAAATCAACGCTGTTACGCTGTATCAATTTATTGGAGCGACCTGAAAAAGGGATTCTGACAGTCGGCAACCAAAAAGTTGAACTGAACAAGCCAATCTCTCAGAAGAACCTGCTTTCAATACGCCAAAATACAGCGATGGTATTCCAAAGCTTCAATCTGTTCCCGCATATGAAAGTGCTTGAAAATGTGATGGAAGGGCCGGTTACCGTCTTAAGGAAAGACAAAGGGGCTGCTAAACAAAAGGCACAGCAATTATTGGAGAAGGTTGGCCTGAGTCATAAAACAGACCAGTATCCATCGCAATTATCCGGAGGGCAACAGCAGCGTGTCGCCATCGCAAGAGCATTGGCAATGGAGCCGCAGTTTTTACTGTTCGATGAGCCGACAAGTGCACTGGATCCCGAGCTGGAAGGAGAAGTGCTGAAGGTGCTGAAAAATTTGGCGGAGGAAGGCAAGTCGATGATTATCGTGACGCACAACTTGAATTTTGCGCGCGAAGTGGCAGATCGGATTTTATTTCTCGAAAACGGTGAAATCGGCTATGACGGCGTAACCGAAAACTTCTTTACGGCAAACAACAACGAACGGATTCAACAATTTATAAAATCGATGCAATTTATTTAA
- a CDS encoding transporter substrate-binding domain-containing protein — MKKLLSIVTLSALVLAACGGDKSDENASEAKNKLEEIQADGKIQIGLEGTFPPFSFHDESGALTGFEYEIADQIAKDLGVEAEYVETKWDSLIAGLDTDKYDFVINNVSITDERKEKYDFSTPYMKSEAVVAVHTDNTEIKEPADMDGKKSSQTITSNFARDAEALGAEVVATNDLMSSIELVVQGRADGTIHDRVTFLTYLQEQPDTKLKVLDGAINSTDIALILNKENDEFREKLNEIIKERTEDGTFEAISEKYFGENVISNN, encoded by the coding sequence ATGAAAAAATTATTATCAATCGTTACATTATCAGCGCTCGTTTTAGCAGCATGTGGTGGCGACAAGTCAGATGAAAACGCAAGCGAGGCAAAAAATAAACTGGAGGAAATCCAGGCAGACGGAAAAATTCAAATCGGTCTTGAAGGAACATTCCCTCCATTCAGCTTCCATGATGAATCAGGAGCATTAACAGGCTTTGAATATGAAATTGCTGATCAGATTGCAAAAGATCTAGGTGTTGAAGCTGAGTATGTTGAAACAAAATGGGATTCATTAATTGCGGGTTTAGATACAGATAAATACGATTTCGTAATTAACAACGTATCGATTACAGATGAGCGTAAAGAAAAGTATGATTTCTCAACGCCATATATGAAATCAGAAGCGGTTGTTGCTGTACATACAGATAACACAGAAATTAAAGAGCCGGCTGACATGGACGGCAAAAAATCTTCACAAACAATTACAAGTAACTTTGCCCGCGATGCAGAAGCGCTTGGTGCAGAAGTTGTCGCAACAAATGATCTGATGAGTTCAATCGAGCTTGTTGTACAAGGCCGCGCTGATGGAACAATCCATGACCGCGTGACATTCCTGACATACTTGCAGGAACAGCCGGATACGAAGTTGAAAGTGCTGGACGGTGCGATCAATTCAACAGATATCGCATTAATTTTAAATAAAGAAAACGATGAGTTCCGTGAGAAGTTAAATGAAATTATTAAAGAACGTACAGAAGACGGTACATTCGAAGCAATTTCGGAAAAATATTTTGGTGAAAATGTTATTTCAAACAACTAA
- a CDS encoding VOC family protein, protein MKSAKPFLMFQGGVAEEAMNFYTSVIEDAEITSIVRYGANEGGDEGKVMQATFSIKGQEFMCIDSNLKHEFDFTPSFSIFITCDTEEEINHLYEKLLEGGHPLMPIGDYGFSKKFGWLNDRYGVSWQINLA, encoded by the coding sequence ATGAAAAGCGCAAAACCATTTTTAATGTTTCAAGGCGGCGTTGCAGAAGAAGCAATGAACTTCTACACATCCGTTATCGAGGACGCAGAAATTACGAGTATTGTCCGCTATGGAGCAAATGAAGGCGGAGATGAAGGGAAAGTTATGCAAGCAACTTTTTCGATAAAAGGTCAGGAATTTATGTGCATTGACAGCAATTTAAAACATGAGTTTGACTTCACACCGTCATTTTCTATTTTTATTACATGTGATACAGAAGAAGAAATCAATCATCTTTATGAAAAACTGCTTGAAGGCGGCCATCCACTAATGCCAATCGGTGATTACGGTTTCAGTAAGAAATTCGGCTGGTTAAATGACCGTTACGGCGTGTCATGGCAAATCAATTTAGCTTAA